The Macrobrachium rosenbergii isolate ZJJX-2024 chromosome 18, ASM4041242v1, whole genome shotgun sequence genome has a window encoding:
- the LOC136847981 gene encoding mucin-2-like: MMGPQVFICLMVTLTTKVLSSNASQPLPFNRDDFRPYVPPRTLFGPYIAPCSSLVWLTPGLTVTFRSPKYPSKYTSTDKCSWVFFAMGPNVQVEISCQDFDIRKTSNVCPSYFNDALHIQSSYTTVNSFCGAEGPQKLPSRNSWAYVVFRPALFSTDLDYTGFTCTATGVAPTPTTTIAPTTTTPTLATSSTAATSTSTSTSTTLTTTSTSIKTTTIPVTTSITTTISPFTTTTTMPTTTSITAKPTTTITPTTTSATTTTTTTPTTTSATARSTTTIITTPTTTSATTTTTTTPTTTSTTTTTSTAPTTTSTTTTTNTAPTTTSTAPTTTSTTTTPSTAPTTTSTTTTTSTAPTTTSTTTTPATTSTTATTTTTFITSPTTTTSTTPISVTTTPSSPSTSTHTSSATTPSAVTATTRPTTTTTTSTSTSTNTPTRTTTTPTPTNISTTIPTTTTTTPASSSIMSTPTTSTTLPVTTSVVVTPTKTTDTPTTSSSSTHTTPSATTPTETTTALSTTLTVSVPTKTTTLLAISSVSTPTTTTSVSTPTTTLMSTPTTTSVSTPTTILMSTPTTTSVSGPTTTLLSTPTTATTTPTPTTIATTPTPTTTSETTPTTTSAMSTNLSSTPTITATTPPTVTDIPTTAPTTHSKTTLPATATTQQTTTATPITTTPASCECGRKGPTNLTRIVGGGATDLHEFPWQAALVLKSDRSQVVCGGTIINNEYILVTASCTQEMDTTTLFEVALGEHDTSTASETSETIYKEISSVILHPSFDNLTMDNDIALLHLASPIDLQASGAIKPICLPDPANLYENVIATVTGWGRLSDAGDQPDILQKVNVTTSTNTDCAAIYATVNVQITDNMLCAADIGKDACQGDAGGPLVTPNGDHYELIGLVSYGLICAHPSYPGIYTRVGNYIDWISSSVGNAETCED; encoded by the exons ATGATGGGACCGcaagttttcatttgtttgatgGTAACGTTGACAACAAAG gTGCTTTCATCAAACGCCAGTCAACCATTACCTTTCAACAGAGACGACTTCAGACCTTACGTACCTCCACGAACTTTGTTCG GCCCATACATTGCTCCTTGCAGCTCGTTGGTGTGGCTGACCCCTGGATTAACCGTGACCTTCAGGTCACCTAAATACCCTTCGAAATACACTTCGACGGACAAATGCAGTTGGGTCTTCTTT gcCATGGGACCAAACGTGCAAGTAGAGATTTCCTGCCAAGACTTCGACATCAGGAAGACCAGTAATGTGTGTCCTAGCTACTTCAACGATGCGTTGCATATCCAGTCCTCCTATACGACTGTAAATAG CTTTTGTGGAGCCGAAGGTCCCCAGAAACTCCCCTCGAGGAACTCCTGGGCTTATGTCGTATTCCGTCCGGCGCTCTTCTCGACTGATTTGGACTACACGGGATTCACCTGCACCGCTACAGGCGTTGCGCCAACACCTACCACTACAATTGCGCCTACCACAACTACTCCCACACTTGCCACTTCCTCAACAGCTGCTACATCTACCAGTACTTCAACATCTACCACACTTACCACTACTTCAACATCTATTAAAACTACTACCATACCTGTCACTACCTCAATAACTACCACTATTTCACCGTTTACCACAACTACTACTATGCCTACCACTACTTCAATAACAGCCAAACCTACTACAACTATCACACCTACCACTACCTCAGCAACTACCACAACTACTACCACACCTACCACTACTTCAGCAACGGCCAGATCTACTACAACTATTATTACCACACCTACCACCACCTCAGCGACCACCACAACTACTACCACACCTACCACTACTTCAACAACTACCACAACAAGCACCGCACCTACGACTACTTCAACAACTACCACAACAAATACAGCACCTACCACAACAAGTACCGCACCTACCACTACTTCAACAACTACCACACCAAGTACCGCACCTACCACTACTTCAACAACTACCACAACAAGTACCGCACCTACCACTACTTCAACAACTACCACACCTGCCACTACCTCGACAACTGCCACAACTACCACTACTTTTATAACTTCTCCCACTACTACAACATCCACTACACCTATCTCGGTCACCACTACACCTAGTTCTCCTTCAACAAGTACACATACCTCATCAGCCACTACACCTTCAGCTGTCACTGCAACTACCAGACCTACCACAACAACCACTACATCTACAAGTACTTCAACAAACACACCAACCAGAACGACCACTACACCTACACCTACCAATATTTCAACAACCATACCTACCACAACAACCACTACACCTGCTTCCTCTTCAATAATGTCTACACCCACCACAAGCACCACCTTGCCTGTCACCACTTCAGTAGTTGTTACACCCACTAAGACAACTGATACACCtaccacttcctcatcatctacaCATACCACTCCTTCAGCAACCACACCTACTGAAACAACCACTGCACTATCTACCACTTTAACAGTATCTGTACCAACCAAAACAACCACATTACTTGCCATTTCCTCAGTTTCTACCCCTACCACTACTACCTCAGTGTCTACACCTACCACTACCTTAATGTCTACCCCTACCACTACATCAGTGTCTACACCTACCACTATCTTAATGTCTACCCCTACCACTACCTCAGTGTCTGGACCTACCACTACCTTATTGTCTACACCTACCACGGCAACCACTACACCTACACCCACCACAATAGCTACTACACCTACACCTACCACTACTTCAGAAACCACACCTACTACCACTTCAGCAATGTCTACTAACCTTTCGTCTACACCTACAATAACAGCCACTACACCGCCTACAGTAACTGATATTCCTACCACTGCACCGACAACTCATTCTAAAACAACTTTACCTGCAACTGCAACTACACAACAAACAACAACCGCTACACCAATAACTACAACTCCAGCCTCCTGCg AATGTGGTCGAAAAGGACCCACCAATTTGACTAGAATAGTTGGCGGGGGAGCGACGGACCTCCACGAATTTCCCTGGCAAGCTGCTCTGGTCCTGAAAAGTGACAGATCTCAG GTAGTTTGTGGTGGCACCATCATCAATAATGAGTACATTCTTGTTACTGCCTCATGTACTCAAGAAAT GGATActaccaccttgtttgaagtggCTTTGGGTGAGCATGACACATCAACAGCCAGCGAAACGTCGGAGACCATTTACAAGGAAATCTCTTCAGTCATCCTACACCCGAGTTTCGACAACCTTACAATGGACAACGACATCGCCCTTCTCCACCTTGCGAGTCCTATTGACCTCCAGGCTTCTGGTGCAATCAAGCCCATTTGTTTACCTGACCCGGCGAATCTCTATGAAAATGTCATCGCAACTGTGACTGG GTGGGGTCGACTTAGTGACGCAGGAGATCAGCCAGACATCTTGCAAAAAGTGAATGTTACCACATCAACCAACACAGATTGTGCTGCAat ATATGCAACGGTGAATGTCCAGATTACCGACAATATGTTATGTGCTGCCGATATAGGGAAGGACGCATGTCAG GGTGACGCAGGCGGACCACTAGTGACTCCTAATGGGGACCATTACGAACTGATTGGCCTCGTTTCATACGGGCTCATTTGCGCTCACCCTTCGTACCCAGGAATCTACACCAGAGTCGGCA attaCATCGACTGGATAAGCAGCAGCGTAGGAAATGCAGAAACTTGTGAAGATTAA